The sequence CTTGGGATCGAAAACGCGCTGGCCGCCCATCTCTTTAAAAATGCCGTAGATGGGGGCAGTGTTATCGTGTGAGAGCGCCACATCGGGTGTGATATTAACAATCTGACCAGGGACAGTGTGTGATAGCCCGGCTTTTTTGGCAAGGATTTTTTCGGCAAATGTTTGTGCCATAGCGATTCCTTCAATAAGGTGCGAAGAAAACAAATAAGTTAGTGTGTTCGTGCCTTGGTGGTTATTTTTTACCACGAAGACACGAAGTCTCGAAGATTAGCAAAAAGGGCTTTGCTCTTTGCAACCTCGCGGAAATGAGTTTTAGACGACCAAACGGCTCTTAAAAGGTAAGAAGGTCATAAAGTCGGCGTGATGGACGATGTAGGCTTCGGTGCTGCGTTTGACCAGATCGCCCTCGGCGGCGTGGGCAGCAATGATGTGGCAAACTTCGGCGGACACGCCGCACTCTTCGGCCAGTGAGACCCCGGAGAAGGGATGCCGCAGATATTTGCCATACACGCCCTGGAAGGATTTGCCATTCTTGTCGAGTTCGTATTCCAGCAACTTGCCAACGTCGGCCAGGATCGCCCCGGCAATGACGACATCCATGTTGATGGGCAACTCGTCGCCAAAGAATTCAATCATCTTGAGGGCGCTCTCTTTAGCGACATGCACCACAGCGCGTTTATGCGCCATAAAGCTGACTTTTAGATCCGGCCCGGCCAGCAGGGTGAAGGGAATGCGCTGCAAGTCCTCGGGGGTCAAAACGCTGCGTTCGAGGGCCAATTCCCAAGTTTTGGTGGTCGTCGCCCGCAGGTCGAGGTCTTCAATCCAGGCCAGCTCAGGCCAGAGTTCGTTAATATCCATAGATACCTTTCTACTGCATAAAAACTTAACGCAAGGGCGCGAAGATGCAAAGACGCGGGGCATTTTTTCTTTGTGTCTCTGCATCTTCGCGACTTTGCGTTTCTATTTTAGCTTCGCAATAATCGCATCTGCCATTTGGCTGGTGGAGGCGGCACCGTTCTCAACAACATTGGGCTTGCCGCGCATTTTCATCATATCGTAGGTGCGGACGTTACCTTCCTCAACAACTTCGGCAACGGCTTTACGGATTTTGGCTGCGATTTCAATTTCGCCGATGTGGTCAAGCATCATGCAAGCCGAGAGAATCATCGCAATCGGGTTGACGATGGAAGTTTCGTAATCGGCATATTTGGGGGCAGAACCGTGCGTCGGTTCAAAAACAGCCACGTCGGCGCCGACATTGGCGCTGCACGCAAAACCTAAACCGCCCACCAAACCGGCGAAGCCATCCGATATGATGTCGCCGAACATGTTACCGGCCACGATCACGCCGTAATCCTCGGGGTTCTTGGTCAGCCACATCATCTGCGCATCGATATTCGTATCCCATAGGGAGATGCCGGGATATTCTTTGGCAATTTCTTTGCCCAACGCCAGCATCATGCCGGAGGTCTCGCGAATCACATTGGGTTTTTCGCAAACCGTGACCGATTTGTAGCCAAATTTTTTGGCATATTCAAAAGCGGCCCGCAAAATGCGCTCAGTGGCCTTGCGGGTAAAAATGCGTGTCGAAACGGATAGTTCTGCACGCGGCGCATTACCGAAGTTCTTGGCGAATTTAGGATGCGTCATCAGGGCCTCGTAAACCTGATCGGGGGGATTGCTCCACTCGACGCCGCCGTACAAGCCCTCGGTGTTCTGGCGGAAAATAACGGTATCCACAACCGGCTCTTCCACGCCGCCATCCGCGCTGCGGCGAATGAAGTTTAGCGGGTTGCCCGTAAAAGTCTGGCACGGGCGGGCGCAAATATCCAGATTGAAGTGCTGGCGCAGGGCAACAATGGGGCTGTAATAAACCAGACCCTTATCGCGCAGTTCAGGCGCGAGTTCCGC is a genomic window of Chloroflexota bacterium containing:
- a CDS encoding HDIG domain-containing protein, encoding MPRVFASSRPCVKFLCSRKVSMDINELWPELAWIEDLDLRATTTKTWELALERSVLTPEDLQRIPFTLLAGPDLKVSFMAHKRAVVHVAKESALKMIEFFGDELPINMDVVIAGAILADVGKLLEYELDKNGKSFQGVYGKYLRHPFSGVSLAEECGVSAEVCHIIAAHAAEGDLVKRSTEAYIVHHADFMTFLPFKSRLVV
- a CDS encoding isocitrate/isopropylmalate dehydrogenase family protein, yielding MSKRTIISMPGDGIGNAVLPEAIRVLDAAGFQANYVHADIGWEFWRSEGNPLPQRTIDLLEKHKIGLFGAITSKPKSDADAELAPELRDKGLVYYSPIVALRQHFNLDICARPCQTFTGNPLNFIRRSADGGVEEPVVDTVIFRQNTEGLYGGVEWSNPPDQVYEALMTHPKFAKNFGNAPRAELSVSTRIFTRKATERILRAAFEYAKKFGYKSVTVCEKPNVIRETSGMMLALGKEIAKEYPGISLWDTNIDAQMMWLTKNPEDYGVIVAGNMFGDIISDGFAGLVGGLGFACSANVGADVAVFEPTHGSAPKYADYETSIVNPIAMILSACMMLDHIGEIEIAAKIRKAVAEVVEEGNVRTYDMMKMRGKPNVVENGAASTSQMADAIIAKLK